From the Cucumis sativus cultivar 9930 chromosome 5, Cucumber_9930_V3, whole genome shotgun sequence genome, the window TGGATTCTATAATTTGAACGActtatattatcatttttttaattttattgtcataaatttaattttacttgtTTGATAAATACGTGTATATGTTGTACACCGATCAACTAATATAATCGATGTAGATCATATAATTTGAACAACTATCGTTaccattattttaattgtatGGTTGGGACTACGATGATGTGATTTAGGTTATAGTGCTAGTAGTATTATATCTACAATAATCATTAAAAATTCACTTCAAGTATAACATTGATGTATCAATAGTATATTGAtactcatttaaaatatagtttgaGAATATAAATACCAAATCATTACCGttcaaaatacaattttaaatatactatTGGTGTATAAGTAGTTTATCCTTACTcgttcaaattttatttaaattagtataaCATTTCAACTATATCACTACTGTATCAATAatgtatcaaattttattctaaacaAGATCTCAAGTATAACATTGGGTTATTAGTCAAATATCACATCatgaaatcaaaattactTAATTTGAAGTATACCTTGACGTAATATTAGCATATTGatacttttaatatattcaGTTGTTCAAGTATATTGTTAGAATATCAATACATgctgaaaattaaatttcaaatataacattgTTATATCGATAACTCATCAACACTCTTTCATAATGCTGACTTATAGTTAAACTCTATATTTTGATGATACAAACATCGGAAAAACAATACTCTTGaaacaaatgaattaaattcataaaataataaaaaacgcACAAGCACTCgttgatatataaatttatgaatagaaattttggtatatcaatataattaatatatattaaactaaCATGAACTATAGGGACCGTctccttttatttttgctaCTAGCTAGGCCAACAAATGATTGTTTACAATCTATCTATGGTCTATCATAGTTTATGGCGGTCAATTATGAATAtgttatgatatttttgtaaatataccGTGatacgtgtatatatatatatatatttattggttgattttgttaggtttgtaaatagaaaaaataattattaagaaaCTAAGAAccaataatatgaaaatttagaaacttgtaatttaataaaaatgggttttttttcttataataaatactaatgaaagaaaatcagTTAAATTACTGAAAAGGGCGTGGATGATCGTGGAATCATTCAATAAATTACAGAGGCACCTTTATCTATCAATGCAAGAAAGGTAAGGGGTAAATGCGTAAATAAGCATAGCGTAAAACCGTGGACGCAAAATGAACCGCGCTTCGGCTCTTCATCTCTCTCATATAAGTTCGGCGACCACGGAGCCCATTAGCACATTTCACaccaaaagaaacaaactcattcttcttctttctctttctcctccGCTCACGGTGGCTCCGCCGAGCTTCCACGACTATCTCGACTCTCAGCTCATTCATCTCTACAAGCCACAGAAGTTCGTTTCACAACGTTTTTGTACTTACAGATTgtgaaagttttgtttcaagaAGAAGTGTTCTGCGTCTTACGTCGTTTTGTAGGTAGAAGATTGTAGACGTTGTTTTGTTGGATTTTCAATGGCGACAGGTCCGGTTAAGTCTCAGCCTTTGCATAACTTTGCTTTGCCTTTTCTGAAATGGGGTGGGAAGAACCAAACCAACAGCAATCACCGCATTCGACGGGCAatcggcggcggcggcggtgACTCATCGCCTGCTGTCGATCATTCTGAACCGGAGTCTGAAGCAGACTCTAAGCCTCAACTTCGAGTTGGATCGCGGACGGTTCGGAACAGATTGGCGTTTTCGCCATGCTCACTTGGAGATAAATTCGCCAAGCATTCTGAAGGTGAGGTTGGAGATGAAGTTGTTAAGGAGCAGAAGCGGGAAGGTGAGGAGGTTGAGGGGGAGGAGATAGTGCAGAAGCCTTGGAATCTTAGACCGCGGAAGGGGACGTCGTTGAGAGGTTATGGTGATTTAAAGAATGGAGGTGACTTGCAAGAAATGGACGGGGCAGTTTCATCTGCTGCTGGTGCATCTCAGCAAGGAGAGAATCCGCAGCCGAAATCGCTACGGTTGCGGGGATTTACTGAGTCGCATAGAATAGAGAAGaaggataaaagaaaattctggATCGCTCTGTCGAGGGATGAGATTGAGGAAGATATATTCATCATGACTGGATCTAGACCTTCTCGGCGGCCGAAGAAGAGACCTAAGAATGTTCAGAAGCAACTCGATGTATGATTTTTTCTGAAATTTTCTTGCCATTTCTTTTCTGCTTGGTGGTACTGAAATTATTTCATGATTCTCTTTCCTGATTCCTAATTTCTTGGTCATCTCTCAGACCGTGTTTCCTGGACTGTGGTTGGTCGGAGTTACTGCCGATTCCTATCGTCTCGCCGATTCTCCGGCCAAGGTACTTTAAACACTTTCTTCCTGCTCGTAATTAAATGCAATTTCTATCGAATTCCAAACACGACGGTGcattaatgtaaatatttaattgatttcgTTTGTCAAACTTGACAAACTAGAGATTTTTCGTTTTCCCACATGGTTTAATTCTTGTTATTGCAGAGATAGACACGACCacgataatatttttttgatcTTTGAAGTTGGGATAGTTTGCCTCGCCTGCCTTGATTGAGACCCATGTTGGAGGTATACTGTTCTTACTTctaggaagaagaaatgaaatcaaGATTCAAATCGATCACATAGGGAATTCCAATTTTTCTATGCTTTTGTTTCCTCTTGTAATAATCTTCTACGGTCCAATGCAAGAGCAGGTTCTAATGTTAGTCTTCTGACTGGgtaattttattatgtaaCATGAAAGTAGAGGTAAAGTAGGTCGAAATGAATCTTGTTataaggttttttttattaaagccTTTTGTGATATAGTATGGAATTTCATTGCTCATGTGAACAATTCTTATTTGTTGATCAGTTATAATGTTTGACAGGCTTCCCTAGATTGCTGGGGACAGATTATCCAAAGCTTGGTTTCTTTTGCATAATCTATATCTTGTAGtaattcattctttctttcagGTAGAACTTTCATTCACATGCTTCAAGCTATTGCTGATGTTGATTTTGATAGTTTCCTATCCTTCCTTCATGTCCCTGATATCGGTCGttcttattgttttaatgGGCTAGAAGCGGCTTCTtgcttcatctttttcttgtcAGTCATATTCTGAATGAACCTTCTAGCTCTgcatcatttttaatatttgggTCTTTGGGATATCTGAGCATTAACTTTGTGAATGTTCGAATCTTTTCTCTTAAAGGTCCTTTGCATTACTTGGCTTTCACCATTTTCCTAGTACTCAATTCTATGTGTTTGCCTTAAAACATCTGAGGTAAGTAGTTATTGTAACTATAATTTGGTTCTGTGAGTTCCATAAATCTCAACACTGTGGATaatttcttgttcttcatTCTGTTTTGTTCTGAATTTATATGAGAGGCTAGGCTGCTTTCATATGATAAGTTCCTCCTATTAGAACTCAAGGATATGTTGTGCGTGAAAACTTCTTAACCAAGACTAAAATCCATCATGTAATTTTGCACGACTGTCAATCACATGGTCATCTGTGGCtttgatgaaaataaattcGTTTTCTATATTCCTTGTCTGTAGATTCTGACATTTCTCTGCTTGggtcttttcttctcctttttaagAAACCGTAAGCACTTATTTGGTAGAGATTCAGGCTCTGTTTGGAAAAGCTTCATAAATGCTAAAAGAAAGTGGTTTGTGCAAAAAAATACTCTCTAATACTTTATGAATCTTTCCATGATAGATAATGAGCATAATTATGTTATGTGATTCCAATTTGCttcattttgttctttttaatgGGTCCAAGTCAAATTTatgatttagaattttgatccTACATGTagcctcttcttctttgtttttccatGTCTGCAAATTATACCAACCTCAACCTAGTTTTTCCAAAAACATTCTCTTAGTATTCTTAACTTCATTACTTGCATTTCAGTTCGTGTTTTTCCAAATGTTTCTTCGACCCATCTGCAGGGGAGAATACATAGAGCATCACTCTTGAAGATTGAATGGGTGACTACTAAAACAGtctttgtgtgtgtgtgtatttgGTAGGTTGGTTGGTTGGTAGTGTTTTCAATTTCTGATAGTGAACTGCCATTGTTTTGATATGGAAGCAAAACCTTTGTTGTTCTTAACTCCCATTTGGCCTTTTTCTTGAATACACATATTCTTCTTAGATGATGACTGAAGTCTCCATACTTGACTTTGTGGAATTTGATGTGTTCCTTcctatgattattattttttttaggaagATTTCTTGCTATGATTATTGTATTCATAGAACTTGCTCAGTTGCGATATTaactacaaatataataaaatttagaaccAACTATATGACTATAGCGTAGACCATATTCCTAGACCATATTCCAAGCagtagtctatcaatgataaagtCTACTATCAATGGATTTTGCTATGTTTGGAATTAATTTACCGTTTTGGTATACAAACAGGAATTCAAGTCTtctgctattttttttttttggtagttGGAATTTGATAGGAGAATTCCTGGGTTGGAAGTCAAATTTGAgttaagtattttaattattaatcgTTTTAATTTAGACCTAGTCCtgtttagaattttattttgcctcttgaattttctataaaatgtCGTTTTTGGTCAATGGtacattttaattgatataaacCTTACATGTTGACACCCATAATTGATGGTAAAGACCAAAACAAATTGTCTCAAAatatgaaactaaaaaaagaaattagaaaaactaaaCCATGATTTggatcaaattattattaatagttaaaatataattattgccATCTCTAACCACATTCATTTATTGCTTAATACCTAAACTTATGAAAGTGGGTTTAAATAACATAGTGTTTTTCcctttattaaattttcttaataaaaatgtgCTAAAAAGTTGTGGTCAATTTACAATTATATCGTAGTTATGGTGTAGGtgaaaattcatatattattatgattattaattcgaattttgtaaatttcgTGAGtaatgtgaaaatgaaaaggtttGAATTGTAAACTTAGTCGATTTGGAATGTGTGTGTTGGATTGGAGGACCAttttagtaaagaaaaatataaatttcttttgaagaaaaagtagaaCATATAATTTGTTCACACGtgattcttaaaaaaaattatcttagaGAATTAAATGTGAATGCTgcattgatttttaaatttgtttatgaaattaaacattgaatgctgaattatttttaaaaatgttctcTTCCTGTCAAAATttgattagaaaaaacaagttGTTTTTAACcgtaataaatttataatttaagaaaaaaataacgtgtaaaacgaaaaataaatttctagaTACCTCAAATGAGTAATGTGAAGTGACATGACCCggctaattttttttaaacatttcagATTTGTCCTCccttcttattttctttcgttttatttggttattcaagaaacaatcaaatctaaagtattgtatcttttaattttttgtttcgaaattgttaaaatatttgtctatttgttatatttttgaaaaaacttcGATAAGAACATTCGCTCTTGGTTGAATTGTCACACTTGAATTTGAGGAAATTCTTTGccatttatgatattttctctattttttaaaaatatatttttcataaatgctcatttttattaaatgtttgttctcaatttttttcttcccattttatCCTTGAAATTAAGATCgaattaaatataacattgTTTATATGTTTGACAATATGTGAAAGGAAAGATCAAACCTTTTAACTTCGAAATcgataatataaattttatatcaattgtACTATACTCATTTTAATAAGtaaacatcatttttttttacattaaaaaaagttaacacAATTTGCAAACTTGTAAAATCATGCCTACAATGACTTTCAATAGGTTTAGGATTATTTACGTtgaaatttatagtttaactattatatttaaaatcgTGGGTTTGAGATTTGTTTGACCACTCATACTTTTAATTCATGCTCGTCTTGTATTTGGACAAGTGTCTTTCTTAATTGGTTAAAAACTCATATGGTATTACACGacgtttgcaaaaataacaattttttttacgatAATAGAATTCATTAAAAAACCGATAACTCTATGATAACCCTTTGATATTAtactattgtttttctttaggaAAAGACACGAATAACTCTATTGATTTTCATTGTATTATTGTTGGAGTCgagaagaaagagatggaAGATTTgggtcattaattttttttttaggtaaaGACTACATTAATTACCTAATGTAAAGCTGTCCATCAAAATAGGGTTTTAAATGAGGTAAGGAAATTGTTTGATTCCGTTcctttaagaaaagaaaaaccataaGATTTGGGAAAATGCCATAAATTGGAGAGGTAAAAATGATATAGAAAGTTtatggaaaatgaaatttgataaatatggaagaaaaaagagtagaTTACAACTAGAAAATGTGCAGATAATGAAATTAATGGAGAGGAAATgtggattttgaaaattttctccattgagaatggtaaatattttatcaccTAATATAGAAATCGAGCATTGAAGTATTTTAATACATGTTATACGTAATCGGTGTGTTTGgtttcattttgaaaacaaagattaCATACTCAAAAGACtcaaaaaaagttgaagtgGACGATAACCATGTCTAGCAACGGCCTCTAGTTTATAGTGAATTCTAGTCGACTTCGACTGTCAATGCTACCAACGACTATCTCAAATGTTATACTCTAGAGATATACTTTCAATCAACTACAACCACCAACAACCAACTCTAATTCCTAATTATAGTAACCAATCAAATCGACCATACAATGAAGCAAACGAAAATAGTCACTataagtgattttttttaattgaaaaattgccgaaagtgataaatttaaaataagatatttaatgaatcgcattttttttttctgtttttgccAATGTGACCTTTTTTTAGtgtataaaagtttatcaagtatatatcaatatcGAATGCttactttattcttttttatatttgatagaatgaatatgctttttttttatatttgatagaatgaatatgctttttcttttgcaattttttcaaaagtaataaGTTTGAGTGAtgaatctaatttttaaaacataatatatttgcCAAATTTAGGAAATATTCTCAACTGTATCACAATggcaaaatatactttttattttttatttgtttatatttaactatatttacaaataagtttgatatttttcagAATATATTGAAAAGGGGCAAggtgtttaaataaaaatgaaaaattttccTTAGGAAAATTCAAACATGCCCACCTATTAGGCAATAACTACAAACTTGCCACATGCAACTAATAataggaaaaataatttaacttaataactAAGGAGAGAGAAACTTAATAAATTATGGAGTAAACTTTACTTACCCtaaaataaatccaaaatattaacaaaatttgataaatatgcaactaattttgtttgatatattttttgtgtgtgatattttggttgaaatcattaattaaattgaaaattccaCCCTCATAGTTTTAGAAAAGTCcataaactttgatatttaCATAATTATGTTTCATGAGCTGTTTAGGTACACTATAATACCCCTATTGAATGTATCTCCCCATATTTAAtgcaaattgattttttttttattataggTAGACAATCAAACATTTACATATTAATTTccattatttctaaaaatatttatagatattacaaaattataaaattacttgcatctttttctaattttactatatatataaataaacaattttctaattctaaATTTCGATGAATTTAGGATCACTCTCTAGTATGtcagaaaaagaatatataattatagatTTTTGGTCTTTGAGTATCAAAATTTATGtctataaagttttaaattctttaaaattcactgatatattaaaattaaattaaaaggaaagaatttatttgacaaactttagatttagatttatCTCTAAATAGATctattaatttgataaaaatttaaatttgtaccaaatctattaaacacaaatttgaaagaatacttttaatacatatattgttttttaaaacacatgACATTGCATTGACAGTTGttgatttcttcaaatttaagtttcaattataaatCTCTTGAACTGACATAATGATCATCATTGtagaatttaataataaaattaaaaaaataaaaaataaattgtccttcaaaaagaaaaaaaaaaggttaccACAAATTGATTAATTGGAAAACaaggaattgaaaaaaaatattttttactatataaaagTATAGTATTTGAGGGTTGAAGGTATTTTGATTgaattcttaaaattgttatctCCCTCTAAGGCTAAGCTAAACTCAAAGAAacattgtttgttttaatttgtaaatcaAATTGAGAAGGTTGATGATGTTCCTCCTCCAAATAAGGCACAATGTACTTCTTTGCATCACTATAAGATATTCCAAGATGACCTCCTGCAACTTTTATGAATTTCACTCTTCCACCTTCATCTAAGCTTCTCAATCCGATCCAATCCTCAATGTACAGCTTCGTCTGCACGAAAACAAGTTGAGACAATTTCAAGACGGGTCACCCTCATATAAGAAATGACAGTCTATGTTAATCCATATTCACATGATCACATtccatagaaaagaaaaggtaaaaggAAAGTTAGTTAGAGGTCGTTTCGAGGTTTTCAACAAACTCAAACTGCCCGAAAGCTGATTTGGAAGAGTTTGACGAACCAAAGTCTCCCTACCTTTCGATAAGTTTCATTGTCAGACAGCGTCAAACGACCAAATACTAAATATCCCCAAACATGATACCGTTATTATAGGGATGTAGTTAATCTAATAACAATCTCTCAGTGCTTTTAGGATTTATCTAAAGATGTTAGGATGTCTCATTTGTTATTGCCAAGACACTACAATGTTACCGTGCCTGATATGTGTGCGTGTATGTATGTACGTGTGTGCGCTATGTTACAGTACCTAAAATGTGGATTGCTAAAAAACAATGGGTTCTCCGTCTTAAAAAAGGCTTGTGCAATCTCAAGGATATTGTGAAGTGTAAACAATCATTTGGTCAACAAGTACCTGTTGTGGGGGTAAAATGGGTTCAAACTCTCCATCCGGGTAGTATCCGAACCAGGACGTTTCCTTTGGAACCAGAACAGTGTCATCCTCGAACTGTTAGAAAGCAAAAGACAGCAACTTGTTTTATCCTTAATAATATATGGAAAACAATAACTCCGCAAATTTACACAAGCTTCTCCATAAGCCAAACTTACCATGATTAGTACCAAGTTCTTTAAGCTGCTAAATCGTTCCTTGTAAGTGGAGTTTCTGGCATCGGGACGTTCATTATTGAGTTTCGGGAGAAATTTACAGTGCTCCAAATAGTCAGGAATATcctggaaaaagaaaaacagagaagGATCCTTGTGGACTTGGAGATGTAATGAAACCATATCTGATTAGAAATAAACACTACTCACATTTGgtaatttaataaaaccaCTGGGAGCCAAAGAATTCTGCAAGACCATTACATAATAAGAGAAGAGGAAGTCAGTTATGATTAGAACAACCAAGCTATATAGAACACAAAGAAGCGGACTTCGACCTGTTGATAGGTTACACAAAATCATAGAGTTTAAGGAAGCTTGGAGATGGCGACATACTTGTACAACATCTGAGTAGATAGCTAACTTCAAAAGGTCGTCTGCAAGTAGGCACCAAATACCAGactgcaaatatatatatatatatatatatattcaaggCCTTTttcagtaaaagaaaatataaccatctatatttgaaatgatgatAGATGCTAAAGCAAGTGCAGTTCTTACACCACAAAGTGGAACAGAGGATATGCCAGCATGAGGACCGcccaaagaaataaaattctGAACCTATTTCCATGTGCAGAGAAGTAACAAGTAAGAGTCATTTATGGAAATGGCAACCATGCtgataaacataaataaaatcaaagtaGTTACTCACTGGAGGAGCACCATCGCAAAACTCCACAACTGCTCGACCAATTAAGTTACCCTATTAAAAGAAGCTTAGATTAACTCCCAGAAggaatttaatttgagaaaacaGAGAGAACAAGAGatgatttatttaatctttACTGCTTTATGAGAAATGAAAgggagaaaaaggaaagaacaGGGGAAAACAATCGGACAAGCAACAAACTTCAGTGAAGGATAATATCCCGAATATTCGAAGACAGCAAGCAGTAGAACACAAAAACGTCAAGTTCGAAATCCATACTTAAAAGTATCATTATTCATTATACTACGAGttcaaaatgagaaaaaagttATGTTGAAACAAAGTCTTGAGTTAAACTAAAGTTCTCAAGTCCTTATGAATCACCTGGGAGAGaccaacaaaattgaaacccTCTTTTAGatccttcattttcttcaccTGTAGTCATAATAACGAACTAGTTGCAAGTTAACATAGATGTCAGAATCCTATTGAGGCAAAAAACCAGCTGGAGATCTATACCACCTTGTTGCAAACAATTTGAGACTGCAGAACAGAAAACAGAAACATCACAACTCGAATCATGTCTTAGTATCAAGATGATCGAATCATATTATTCATTATCTAACCTGCGCCTCAAGTGTCATAAACCATGAATCCCACCCCCCATTGCCAATTTCTCTGTAGGAGGATGAATTAAGCTATGTCAATGGTCACATAGATTCTGTAGAGGAAAAactttgagaaaagaaaactatctAGACAAGTCGAAGATACAACAGGGACATTCAGAAATCAataagattaaagaaaaaaaaaattccccaACTTGGGTTGACTTCAAGGAGCTTAATCAATCATGAGACAAATCTAATGACAAGTTAACATAAACATGTTAATGGTGATTGTATAGtataaaaaacttttttgCTTATTGCAAATAATAAAGGCCGGCcatcaatttaaaatgtgttttatGCGTTATGTCCTTTCATTTCCTCATATTATGACCAAGATTAAACAGCGCAAAAGAACTGaaactgaaaaagaaatcaattacATAAAGTTCCTTTAATCAAACTAATGAGGCAAGAGGTGTGGTTTTAAGCATCATTGAAGCAATTCAACCTCAAGTTCGACCTGAAATCCCACTCTTGCTCCTCTATCAGATGGAGGGGGGAGGCCCTTCCATTAGACAAAAGAGCAATCGTAAGTGGCCTCATTGAGGTCGAGGCACACCTACTACAAGTATGCAAACAATGGCATTTTACATGAAAAATGGACAAACCAGTCATACAACCACAGTTGACGCAAAAAACGATGTAAAGAAAATGGATACAGGTCTTCAAAAAGAGGCATACATGCAGTATCCTTTAGCACCAGAATTATCACTCAAGTACTTAGTAAATTTCTTCATGCCTTTATTTGAACATTTATCTCCAATGCCTGCAACAGAGAGAAAATATCAACTCAGAACACAACAGACCACTTCAAATCTAGTCTAAAAACCAAGAAATGGCTCCAAATGAACCCTGAGCTTCATTGCAACTCCAATTGAATAAACTTCGTGAAAACAGCTGAATAAATATCAAGAACAACAAATCAAGAAGTGGGAAAAGTGTAAAACATAagttcacaaaaaaaaaaaaaaacatttaaaacacATGGGAAAAAGCGTCCCAAAGATTAAACAGCTCAATTAAGAACCGTGATTCCcagaaaaacaaacttcacCATCCAAGCATCCGCTGCAAATACCCTTTTGACTAAAACAAGGATCATTCATACCaaacaatcaatttctttATCCAACAAGTTCAAACAGTAAAATCTAAACACACCCAGTTGACTATAAACCCAAATAATTATTCAGATACAGAAACatacatttaaaattcaaaggaaaggaaaaagatacATACCATGGAGTACAATGAAGGGTAAGGAATGAGAAATTGGGATGATTATGATGACGAAAAcgaagaaggagaagatggGCAGTGAGGAAAACCCCATAAGTTGCAGAGTGGAACAAGAATTTccagaaagaagaagataggtAATATTATGGATTTCCCTCGCACAACATTGGTTGTtgagagattaaaatattacaatcaAAATTTCCCCTCCGTCCCCAAAAATTCCTTACAACTACTATTATTTGTTTCGTGGAGATGGATCTTGATCATTCTCCCGGGGTGGAAAATCAAACTCATAGTTTTTGGGCAAGAAAATATTGAAGCCCAAGAGAAGATGTGGGTGGTCTTGAAACAAGTATCAATTATTTGGGCCTTGAAATCTTGGATTACTCGAAGGATATATGTTCATACTGTTTCTCTATTAGTCTTGAAATGTTTCCTTCATTCTCTTGAGATATGAAAGGGGATTCCTTAATGGTTAAATTCTGAGaccttccttcttccttcatAGAATGGAAAATCGAAGGACGCTCGTGTTTGAAACCAATgtataaactttaaactt encodes:
- the LOC101222043 gene encoding palmitoyl-protein thioesterase 1 isoform X2, with protein sequence MLFSRSLFNWSCNEAQGIGDKCSNKGMKKFTKYLSDNSGAKGYCIEIGNGGWDSWFMTLEAQSQIVCNKVKKMKDLKEGFNFVGLSQGNLIGRAVVEFCDGAPPVQNFISLGGPHAGISSVPLCGSGIWCLLADDLLKLAIYSDVVQNSLAPSGFIKLPNDIPDYLEHCKFLPKLNNERPDARNSTYKERFSSLKNLVLIMFEDDTVLVPKETSWFGYYPDGEFEPILPPQQTKLYIEDWIGLRSLDEGGRVKFIKVAGGHLGISYSDAKKYIVPYLEEEHHQPSQFDLQIKTNNVSLSLA
- the LOC101222043 gene encoding palmitoyl-protein thioesterase 1 isoform X1 → MGFSSLPIFSFFVFVIIIIPISHSLPFIVLHGIGDKCSNKGMKKFTKYLSDNSGAKGYCIEIGNGGWDSWFMTLEAQSQIVCNKVKKMKDLKEGFNFVGLSQGNLIGRAVVEFCDGAPPVQNFISLGGPHAGISSVPLCGSGIWCLLADDLLKLAIYSDVVQNSLAPSGFIKLPNDIPDYLEHCKFLPKLNNERPDARNSTYKERFSSLKNLVLIMFEDDTVLVPKETSWFGYYPDGEFEPILPPQQTKLYIEDWIGLRSLDEGGRVKFIKVAGGHLGISYSDAKKYIVPYLEEEHHQPSQFDLQIKTNNVSLSLA
- the LOC101222282 gene encoding uncharacterized protein LOC101222282; its protein translation is MATGPVKSQPLHNFALPFLKWGGKNQTNSNHRIRRAIGGGGGDSSPAVDHSEPESEADSKPQLRVGSRTVRNRLAFSPCSLGDKFAKHSEGEVGDEVVKEQKREGEEVEGEEIVQKPWNLRPRKGTSLRGYGDLKNGGDLQEMDGAVSSAAGASQQGENPQPKSLRLRGFTESHRIEKKDKRKFWIALSRDEIEEDIFIMTGSRPSRRPKKRPKNVQKQLDTVFPGLWLVGVTADSYRLADSPAKR